One Parasteatoda tepidariorum isolate YZ-2023 chromosome 1, CAS_Ptep_4.0, whole genome shotgun sequence genomic window, tgttgacaatcacatagtcgctttggtgaatgttgacaatcacatagtcgctttggtgaatgtccgaaatatttattacatccgatttgatattaatttattcctggatataattacatttattcgatattttaatacttactgaaaATAGATTAGAAGAAGCATCAGTGTTTGGaatatcgggcaaatatataccgggcgatggcacttgaccttaaaaaaaaacagtatagggtataccgggcaaatgtataccggacagtggcactgaaccttaaaaaaacatcagtgtaggaaataccgggcaaatatataccagGCAGTGGCTCTGAGCCTTAAAAAACATAGTGTgagatataccgggcaaatatataccgggcagctgcacttaactagacctagtatgactagacctttggtaaatgtccgaaatatatactaggtctggttaagtgccactgtccggtatacatttgaccggtataccctacactgatgtttttttaaggtcaagtgcaactgcccggtataccctacactatgtttttttaaggtctgGTGCCATANctataaaaatcataaattgcccggtataccctacactgatgttttttaaggtaagtgccactgcccggtataccctacaccaTAGGtcaccaaaattttttgatcatcgacccctatataatttttcgaaatctccatcgaccctcataagaagtaattttctgttaattgaaataaaactctattagatactgtgtttgtacatttattttatgattttaaacatttattaaggtaatagtacatagtgtaacaatagttttatgaaaaatatattaatgttgaaatttaaatacctcaatatttattaaataataagtaattataaataaatagaaataataagtaaagtaactacaaatttattgcttcttaatcaatgagatgggtgtgcctgatgtttttttgcaaagttcgctttattgggttcaaaattggtcaattttaatcttaaatcccctcgaaactccacatttaatttaatttatttgtacatagttaagattgaatttacgtgactgaaaccgacTTCAACCATACaggaacttggaaatgctaGCATATatggctgagctatttcgtaaagttttacatattttcgcattatatttatatttgtccaaaatttgcttattgttaaattttcaagaagcgtctttgcttcaagatccgataataattcagcaagctcatcttgcaggttgatttccacgttttcaatttgagcagaaaTTAGCTcaataatccaatcagggatgtcaatgttttccaaatcaacaaagcgcagtttaaaatcgtctctcaatttttgaagatgatCTGCatatatttccaagtcttcttcttttattccATCTGTCGCAGATTTGAGAAATACTGATAATCCTAACGTAGCAATGaagatctaaataaatttaattttacttggaAGCCTAACAGTATTGTTCGAGCTTCGATAATTGTTACATCTTTTCCTTGCAGCTTTGTTTGGAcatcattaaattttccaaataagtttaaataaaaaatatggttcttATTGTTTTGGAGTTCATCAATCAGAACAGGGTTTATTTCGCTGAGAAATTCGGTCGTGTAGTCAAATAACTCAACGAGCTTTTGCAAGCATGCACCTCTAGACAACCATCTAACTTCGGTGTGCAGAAGTAATTGGTTAAATAACTCGTCGTTTTCTACACAAAGTTTGGAAAATATTCTTGATTTAAGAGGTTGGGCTTTAATTTGATTGATACACttaatacaaaactgtaaagcTTTAAGTAACTCTGGACTCAGATATTTTGCTACTAAGTTGTTCCTATGTAACACACAGTGAATAGTACGTATACCGGGCCCTTTTTCTTTGAGAAATGTACCATTTGTGGCTACCGCTGTTATATTTTCAAGCGGAATatcacatttattaatttatttaaatattcttgtaaACATCTAAAAATTGTCTCTCCTTCTCCatcagtttcaaaatatttagcaaataaaaattcatcaatgaCTTGtcctttaattttactaaaatatccATCGTACATCATAAGAATAGCAGAAACGCCAAAAACAGATTCATCAAGTTGAATAGAgaacttgcaattttaaatacgtaaatacttgtctcaccccaataaatatacgcttattaatttatgttctataaagaaattgatattaagtcaattataaaaaaattcacaaatttcacAAACTCAATTAAGaatgtgtgatttgcgtattaagaattgttttttcttcgacCCCCAATCtacccttccgattcggatcgacccccattcgaccccctgggttagatcgacccccgcttttgttaaatagacccctgggggtctatatagaccactttggcgacctttggccctacactgatgtttttttaaggtcaagtgccattgcccggtatacatttgcccggtataccctacactgatgtttcttctaatctatcgtctgtaagtattaaaatatcgaataaatgtaattatatccaagaataaattaatatcaaatcggatgtaataaatatttcggacattcatcaaagcgactatgtgattgtcaacattcactggtgaaagtcaacaaccaccgatttcggtcattcacagtaacatgcacatcatttacataataacctcatcagggcgtttattttatacattgccggtttctcatttggcattctgtAGAATGCCTAGGATGtgtgtaaaatataaatcatttcatactttgccggctagttttaggcattctatacaatgccggatttcatactttgccggtaacatatatacataaatgACTGTGTGTCTGTCTGTCATTTATAGACTCCTAAGCCAACCGACCAAATGCAATAAAACTTGGCATACAGATAGTTCAAAGCACGAGGAAGGTCACTGTCGACATTAGAACATTTTGCGACAAACCGTTTCAGCGGTATCAGCGAAAATCGAAATGGAATTTCCTGATTGGTTAAAAGCTAgccattgtttcaaattttgctataaatgattcagttttcaaatatcttgaagataacgacagtgatattttctatcttttagctctattcatttagaaaagtaaattacatatactttaatatttaattataattcgcGCAAGTTTCTTTATGTCAGGTGAGCAAAATCACGCAAAATCAACGAGAATATATTTCGTAATTACTGATCGTATCTCGGATTtagtattcgcgatcgcaacgaactatagggggcgttgttgtatgagacgcatacctgcgatttctatatgaaccgtcattcagttactctggagacgtctttaatgtagcgtgtagcattgtaacgttccttctttaatgtggcttattaaatttaaaaaagaaaaatgtttgatatcctttcttatacaaccgaaaacaagatggtatctcttttttttttaaagaaggaacatccaaaaaacatctgaaaaatatttgtaaataaacagaaaaaaatatgtatcttcttattagagttaaaacctaatgcctgagaaatagttttactaaatttaatgatataacctgaaaggcctatttaaactttacattccatagttttaagaatcatattacttcaaacattaaaataagcaaaaagtatacataagcttcataattttatgtaatttaattttgtaaataaagttttttgacaagtaattttatcaaaaaattttaagttttaataaaaatcattatttagaaactgaaaaacgtaaagtaaagaatgcttacgatacaaaaaaaaaaaaaaacaattctaaaaattccttatattaaaataaacaactttcatgttttttcttttttgattcataatcggacgtagaaaaccattctatagaaaactatcatcaagaaaaaaactacttaaaagtaaaattttttattttataaaaattaacacttacctgctttataaatcagaagaattccaaaatgatttgttcttcgatttttgttaccattttttagtgctacgaaaatgcgtctttgggatttgccaaaaatagaacaagatgcaattttattttttctggagcgaaatattttgcccattgtccaccgaaatccgataaactactttgattttaaataaagtgtttcgtTTTATGAtttgtcacaaaaattttaggtgtagattggcggcacttaaaaacagCCAAATCTGTAGCTGCTGTGGCGTTAATAcataagtaccgaatttttattcatacttttctgaatcatattacttgaaacattagaatatgcaagaagtatacataaacacataatgttataccatttatgttttcaaaaaaagtattttgacaacaatttttatcaaaaaattataaactataaaacggaaaataaagaattcttaggataaaaaacgattttaagaattctttacattgaaataaaaactttcatatagtttcttttcttattattcttatagttcttaatcagacgtaagaaaccattctgtagagaactatcatcaaataagaaaaaaaagttttacaagctaattttttattataaaaatcataacacttacctTCTTTATAAATCCGTAGAgttccaaatgaaatgttcttcgtttgaaagttttattttcaaataatatgtgcatagattatccctttattacttttagataacataccacacatcaaaattttataattgtaagatctcgatatgaatttgaatatgtagcttaaaaacagaacagctgaattctagttgaaattatctattctttcaaaactaagaaatacttaccaagaaaacgataaaaaatttattaatcatcagcacaaatgacactatttcaagtaatttggttgattctttattgttgttttccgaattatatagatacagaaatatatactgttCTATAACAAGGAAGAATTCTATAACTATTGCAGTTCTTGACGTTCTTAATTCACATTTCTTtattggaatgacgaaagcaatgttgacttcattttaatttgtaatgaattcaagacagaaaaaattattttgccgtaatatacacatctgtaacagcaagtgatcatgaaattgtaagttatgttgttggtaatagaaaggtaaaaattattgagaaattgttcttcaaatgcttggcgtgttctgcttagttttttcaagttcttcagctgttccttagggaaattttgatttttatttgctgctaagatAATGGCGTCCGTCATGGCCgatgattttgatggaactaaatgaaaacgtgataaattaatgtctgatatttacaggctcccgatagagggcgtactcgagcgttgcgatcgcgaatgtgaaaactgtttaatgtttgtataataaatgtaatttacttttactgaacaaataaatcttaaaatgtgttttctggaaaactgaatttttgtgtttttcgaTTCACGCTGGACCTTATTTCTCAAAAACcattatgaattttatgatgcaattttgtaacactgttataaataatattatctgTGTTCTGAACTAGaactaaaattctatttcaatatttgattattttatagctATGAAAATccaaaaatcttcaaaaatatatcgttATTTTGCTGTTTCTCTACGTAATAGGGcatatttcactaaatttttaaaatttcgattaactTTTAGTTCAGAACACAGAAAagggttaaaataatatatattccaaaggaaattgcattttattaaacacaacTAAGTTGAGGGTGTCCAGCGTAACTCttaaaaatcactaatttttgacctaaattcaacaaaattttataaactataaaatatattgttataatttttcttatttgtgtcACTTTTTATCCCATTTTATATAACTAAgcataaaattcctttaaaatttatttttttaaaaaaaagttcaccgAACGTGGGCAGTCgccttaataaaaataaaggcaaaagcaaatttcattcaaattgcgcgttttcaataattatttatatttagtatgcAATTTTTGGTTATCACaactaaatatagtttttgaattgttttaatagttgtcatttgaaaactattagattgtttattattagaaagtttttgaattcacattcattttatttctttcatttaaaaagtagatttttgttttaaattttatcattattatatttcttatttaatttatttaatttgtattgcttttttattattaaaaataaatatgtgaattttCGATTTAGCAAATTTGCGACCACTGTCAccttttgcatttctttttgtttgagagagattatttgcaaaaatatgccGCCTAAAGGAATCGCTCTTAGTCGATCAACATCTCAAGCACGCAAAAAGAGAACTACCCTTGTTTCAGAAACATCGAAGCAAcggggaaaaaaacttaaaactaatcGAGAACACAATGCTTTAGCCCGCTCCTTAGAAACGTCTGAGCAACAGGAAAGAAGACTGTTAACAAATCAATTACGCACTACTCAAGCCCGTTCGTCGGAAACATCAGAACAACGGGATACAAGAACGAAAATCAATCAAGAACGCACTTCGCTATTCAGACGCTGCCAATACTATTTGAATCTCAGTGCATTTCACTAAGATCCGACAGCCAACTATAGTCTTTCACCCAAGCGTCATCATCGGAAAAATGGATcaattatgtatgttttgtaagttctctcaaatttaagaatgaaacagCTAGAATTTGCTGTTCTGGAGGCAAAGTGAAACGAACAGATTTAACGTCGCCAGCCGAGCCATTATCAACGTTGTTATCGGGTCAAGCAAATGAATAGAAACTTTTCTTGGCGAATATATGTCGGTACATTCGTGTTTCCAAATGACTTCATTCGGTGCTACAAGTATCGGTGCTCATATGGGCAGCCAgagttatttattacattcacaTTCAATCCTGCTTGAGCTAAATTAAAGAGCTTTTGTAAGCTTGGCAAACATCATCGGATCTTCATGATGCATTAGCGCAcgtgaattaaaacaaatattaagctCTATACTTGGTTTTATTGCGAAGCGTCATGCGTTTGGAGAGACACGGTGTTTGATGTATTCtgttgaatgataaaaaaagagaactgCCACTTGATttggcttattgaaaaaaatcacacCATGACAAATTGGTCAGCTCATATCAGCAGAAATACCTGATGTCACCATTAATCCAGACTCTTTTCAGATCATCatccaaaatatgtttcatggtCCGTTTGCATCACCATACATGTCTGTTTGAAAATGTACAAACGATATCATAAAGAATTAACTGTTGAGACTATCACTAgttttttcaccattaaataaaattctcatttcaaatcataatcgCAAATCTCATTTAcgcacttaaatacaaaattaaaattcaaactaaaagCGTTGCAACGCACTTAGAGTAAACCTAGTAATATATACAACTTTCTTCAATGAATTCTATTAAAACTCAATGCAATATTAGACATTAATTGTTCGAactatactaaataaaaaatctttggCGAAAAATGCTTAATAAGTACCTTTATTAACCAAGTAttgaataagaattttagaaacaagTTTGTGGATGAAGTTGTAGCGGTATAGGATAAAATAATTAggtaacaattttatatcaatagaaTTAGAAACTAAATTCGTGAAACTAATTCTTTATTAATGCTTCgggtaatttaatttaatttatttctattttgataaTCTGTTTATCGTCAAATACTGAGgatgctaaaatatattttttcgacaaatattttttaataaaaaaataagaatgcttAATGCCGTACATTAAAACCCATAATGGCTGCCGCTGTTTGAGGTGTTCAGTTTTACGTTATGCGCTTTATCATTTAGTGAGCTGTATAGTACTAGGcgtttgaaaagaagaaaaagcttTAAGCGATTAAAAtacaatgttagaaatttttcggaaaaaatggttaaataacaatttattctaaggttattttactatattcaaacGAAACAGCAAAATAACCTTAAATGATATGATATCAAAACTGTTAATGAGAGAAAaacctattatttattaacactgccttcacctaatacggttaaaaaaaacagaattttattgcaccaaATAGGCCCATGTAATGAAGGCACTTTGTTCTTTGCagatgggtacatattatagccgagaaaACTAATCTGTCAACTTATATCAGACAGAACGGGTGTTCGAATTCCAGCCTTGACACTACAATGTTTCTTCCTTTCTCTTTAACACATGAAGAGATTCCCGTGtctccaatttgtgaccctgggctATAAGAATACGGTATTCTTATTCACATAGAGGTGGTAGCATCATAGCGCTGCTAAACTGTCTCCAGTgtccaattattattatttttttgcagttttgaaactatgctagttgaaaatggttaaaaaaaaccgtatacttttgtattcatggtccttttaaccatactagttgtaagcggtttcaaaaccttaaaggcaaaaaatgtttacggttaattggatggataGATTGCAGCCGGTTATTTACcctaattttagaatgaaaattttaacaatgtatgATTCACGATAAACGTGATTAATTGGAAGGTacgtttgatataaatatttataaaaaggctTAGTGTCTGTAACTtagtgtattttaataaaaggttaaagcgattaagataattttatcaagattGATTGTATCATGAGCAAAACACAGATTTtgtcttttctttaaatatcagCATCGCATCTCTTTAGTCGTATCATCTTATCTTATCTTATATTTATCATGTCTTACGTAATTGTTATCATTGTTACATAagaattattgatacataactATTTTCTATTGAGATTACATAGTTTATTTGATAATcctatttaacaataattttaaaacattattttcaataaatgctaAGAATTactttatagttattatttgaaaaatatattactatttttttacgaGCGTGAAATAAAACATCCCTCTACTTGAAAATTCcacattatataaattaagaaataaaacattgctGAAAggattatttaaactaaaaatttggttttattaatattaaatgtttgtgTTCCCGAACATCGTCATTGGGTTCcgcaaagcaaaattaaaagcttGGGGCAATATAATGACAagccacattttaaaattgtctagaataacatttttgatgaaatacatcgcgtttttttatgtaaagaatGTTTTTGTGTATTCTGCTGCTATCTAGTGAAAATTCCAGATACTTGTAAAACACCTATCGAGAAACAATACCGAGAATTAATTCGATCGACACTATCTTTGTATAAAGAATGGCTTATCACTGTACTTCCCCAAGCCCTTCATTTAGTGATatgataaagttttattaaaaccagttttaaaatgaagtacacaaaattaaaataatgactcTTCACTCCAATTGGTTCAGTTTGGAAAGAGTGTAGCTCATCATAATAGTTCCCTAAGCCCTTCAATTTGCAATAtgatcaattttcattaaaaccataatttttaaaatgaagtttagaaaacttaaataattaatcttcaTTCCAAATGgcgcattttgaaaaatgtactgCTTAGAACTCAATTAACAAtatgaagtttataaaaatcatttttttttaaattgaagtacaGCAAGCTAAAGTAATGAAactttaatctaattatttccCAATAATAAAATTGTGGCGTATCTTTTCATATAAGTGtatcttatcttatttaaaGTGTGTGTTATCTTTAATTAGTAATAtgataaagtttattaaattcataattttaaaaatgtctaaagtatagaaaactaaaataatgaagcagtttttaaaaatatacaaaatactttATTGTAAATTCTTTCATACTCACAATCACATAAGTGATTTCAAATCAAACACAGACACAGAGGTTACAAAATAcaaatgctaaaatattaaaacaacacAAAAGCATCAGTATGATGcgtaaaaaaaagacattgttAATAGATCAAACTTTCATAgcatgaacaatttttttcattaacaatatcatatttaaaaacgaTTATGACAATGATTTAATATAGTTATGATGAAAGGTTAGCATGATGTATTGTGTTAAATCTACCATTCCAGGACTCCAGGCATGTACTTGTCAATTAGAGATTGGTAATATGGCATCAATTCTTTAATGTCAGGAATATCATGGCTCTTGGAGTACAAATCgaatttactgaaataaagatttttgatgataagtttttttcccccttctaaTCAGTCTACTTCACtacaattattatgaataaaaaaatcatcattacTTATTCTCCGAAGTATATTTCTCTCTTAGTTtaattggtaaaataattttgataaaggtTTTAAATGTATAGCTGGAGCAGGaagatttattcaaaagtatttagtttaattttggaTTGTAAAACAACGAAGAGAAACAACTGTATAAgggaaagaaaaagtttaaacacCAAGTAACACAGTcctattgaaataataaaataaaaaaacattaagaatcGATTAAgttgctttttattattcatttgtgCTTcctacattgtttttaaattattataaaagagtTTACGgtagaaaaacatttatacttCAATGAATTTGAATGTATGTCGAATATCCTGACTTAGCATACAGGAATTAATCTTTAATAcagaaagatttatattttgatttgattggTTTCTTCATTAAAAGTTCAATCTACATTGAATAAACTGAATAATCCGTTTAAATGCTGCAAACGTAAAAGGAATTCTTTCGTAACCCATCATAATTTTAGGTTCTATAGTTACGAAGAAAAACAACGCGTAcagcgaaaataaaaaaaaattaagtaccaAGTATCATAATCccatttaaatctttaaaaaaattagcaaagttaagttactttttgaagtttatgcgtgctttgttattttaaaggaatttatatttgaaaaatgtttataataaaaaatgtttacttaaatgtatgtgaaattatgttaaataaccCTACTTAGCATATGAGAATTAATATTCAATACAGAAAGGTTTATATTTCGACTTGATTAGtatcttcattaaaaagttCAGCCTAACTGAAAATGTTAGAATAAAGAATTCTTTAAGTTCTGAGAATGTAAAACCGAACTCACTTGAATTCCGTCACCCATTTGTGCATTTGTCTGTCTTTTTCATTGCAAAGGAAATCGTAGTCTCCATTCAAGTGCCATGGATAAAAGGAATGGAACCGGATCATGTAAAGACCTTCCTCTGGAATGGTGCATTTGTTGTGCTTCAGCGCCTAAacaatatcaaaagaaaaacaaaggtCATAAAACGCTACATAATCAAATTTCGATTTCAAAAGAGTTTAATGGAGGATTCGTTGCCTGTGTTGTTTCGAAAACTCACGattttgcagtttaaaaatattatattttgttaaataaagttcattatttaattttcttcttttgcttTGGTGAATAGTCGGAACTTTATTGAATGtacgaaatatttgttaactgCCATTATTTCACATTTGTAGCAACAAATGTCTACATTCAGCAAGAACTTCTAGTCAGTGTTGGATaagatatttttgctaaataccactatttctcattttaatctCTCCTTTCCATTTCAgtcttattttttccttttcattttaatcttatttgtGCAGAAATGGCAGAATTGAAAAggggaaataataataacctaatttttattcttcaaaattcatCATCAATGGCCTACTGAATGACGAAACTTGTCGCAGTATGTGCGAAATACATAGAAATTGCGAAACATATGTGCgatatatttaactaatattttagaCATTTGGCAAAACAACCAAGTACATGCCAACACTCAACAAATTTGGGATTCTCACGATAATGAACATTCTAAAgctgacaattattttttaaggaaaaaaaatcattaagaagCAAGAAGATTTGgttgaaagaaagaaaggacGTACCTGATACATGTACTCATCATGTCCCCAAGACATAATCACGTTCTCCAATCCACAGTTCTCAGAATAAATGCCAAGTCGTGTGTTGTAATTGGGATTGTAAAGATCTGGATTCTCAGAGAAGCTGGTGTTCCGGTAAACAATAGATGGTGCAAAAGCGCACCCAACAGGGAAAGTGTCACCAACGACACACCATTGAGGTTCTCCGTACAGAGCCATCAACTTTCCCAAATCATGCACTAAGCCTGTCAGGTGGAACCAATCCAATGTTGGATGAGCCTGTCTAATACGTTCAGCAGTTTGAAATGCATGGACATTGTTTGGAATGTCAACATCGGGGTCGCTCTCGTCCACCAAGCAGTTTAACTTTTCTAGAGCTTCCATTACAGTCAAACGAGCTTTGTTGAATTTTGTCCAGTAAGCAATCTGAAAGTAGATCGAAGAAAAGGGAAATTATAATACTTGATCTCAGTCAACTCTCGTAAGATAAgcaacaaacttaaaaaaaaaaaaaaaacataatagaaGACTGGTTCTTAAATtgattacaaacaaaaattaactaagGGTAGATAGattaatatggtaaaaatttactttaaaacacaGGTGCAAATTCATGCTGAAGCAATCAAGAGAGGGAAAATACAACAATTCATGCGGCAAGCTTAACTTTCCTATACAACAAGCAATAATTTGACCAGCACCAATAAATACAAGGTAAAGGTACATTTTTAAACCGATAGTAATAGAGTTACTTTCAGTTTAATATTGTGTGGTGAATACGGGTGTTAATGGTGTTAACAAGAAAAACATTTGCTGAGAAAAGCTGCTGGAATAGCATGCATGCAATACGATAGACTCTACAATTTTAACCCAAGTAGtattaaattacacaaaaaaaaatctgaattcttattttcaattaaaaaaattttttttgcatttagcTTTCTAATTTTACACAACTTGAAAACTAATACTACcatcaacaaaaattttgtgtctctctcattttgtttaaaaatttattagaaaaatgaaaattttattttaagcaaacgaTTAAAAACATGTTGGATTTTTGAAAccgttttttattataaattcgaCTTTATACGAAATGAAGCACATCAAAACACGTTTTGGAGTtacaaattgtataatttaaaaacttatgcaagtcacattttattttaaaaaaagcactttaaaataCGAAACGAAAGCAATATATCAAGCTTACGATTTTAAAAGTGGTGGATTTTAGAAatcattttctatttcgaaTTTATGTGTGGCAACAACGTATAAATTGTGCAATATCTGAAAGCTAATTGAATCCTAATTTTACTAGAAACCaagaattcagaatttttatatcCTCTGAAAAATCTTGTTGGCTTTCCAAAATTTAACAAGTTTGTATGAGGAAGAAAATGATAA contains:
- the LOC107448110 gene encoding inositol oxygenase, encoding MGALAVQIPPCVSEITDPILMLDPSELYRPEINKGMDEFREYSDTKNDPIQLRVRETYRKMHTHQTLDFVKEKIAYWTKFNKARLTVMEALEKLNCLVDESDPDVDIPNNVHAFQTAERIRQAHPTLDWFHLTGLVHDLGKLMALYGEPQWCVVGDTFPVGCAFAPSIVYRNTSFSENPDLYNPNYNTRLGIYSENCGLENVIMSWGHDEYMYQALKHNKCTIPEEGLYMIRFHSFYPWHLNGDYDFLCNEKDRQMHKWVTEFNKFDLYSKSHDIPDIKELMPYYQSLIDKYMPGVLEW